The region gctggtgtttCCTAGCAGCACAGCGCGGCAAAGCCAAAGGCAAAAGGGACACCGCGAAACAATAGACTCATGGCAGAGAAAGCCTGGCCTGCCCTGGTTATTATTTCTGGCAGTTGCACGTACGTAGCACACGGTCAGTCCGGCACATCCGCCGCTGGCACGCTCCTTTTAAGAGAAAGCGGTCCCCTTCTCtcccaccatccatccatccgtcttTTCCATTTTGGTAAGCTCGCTCGAACCACTGGGTCCCATGCATGTCGCTAACTAGTAAGGGTCGCCGTGCCGGCAATACTAGGCCTAGTATGCTCCCGTCCGCATCCAGAGTTTGGCGGACACATCCGCCCCACGACCCACAAGTAAAGAGATGAGAAGTGATTTCGCTATCGTCGTCTGGAATCCCCATCGACCGGCActttccttctccttctgGTCCTAGGTCTGTCGCTCACGGCTAGGGCGGTTGGCAGGCACCAAGATTGGCatctcttttttttttcatttGCCGTGTCGCTCTGCGCCCCTTCTGGAGACCCATGAAGAACTATTTCTAAATTCTGCCCCTCGTGGACCCTGGGGCGGACACGGCCATGGATCCTATAAGCCTCAAATTGAGTGCTGCCTTTCCTACCCAGTCATTGGTAGTGACCCTTGATGCCTTGGACActcagtggcggcggcaccaacagCACTGCAGATACCCCTGACATAGCTCCGACGCTCAGCACCTCATTCTCCAAGCCGGCAAGCGGGCCGTGTCGTCTTGCCGTGCAGGATAGGGGGACACGACCCCTACTACGCTCGCTCGTACGACTAAACATGAGGCTGAGGTGAGGGCCTGGGTGAGACGAAACTTGAATAGACTGTCCCGGCAATGGCGGAAGGATGGAAGCCATAACGCTCACGGCCGCGTCAGCCTGTGAAACGCGTAGCAGTCAGCCATGAGGAAGGGGCCTCACCCAGGTTGCGAATTCATCCCAGCCCCTTGTGCACCATGGCCAGGCCACTGCCCTGGTGTCACTTCGTGACGCGTACTGCCGCTCGTCACGCGCGAGTTGCGCGGGATCGAAGCTAGTGGGTGCAAGCTCGGCCATAAACGAGCTGCGCCATGTGTCTCGGAAGTTGCTGAAGCACTAGAAAACGAAGAGAAAACGACGTGCAGGCGAATGAGACAGCTTGGGCAACCACACCCCCTTGCCCATCGCGCATGTTACAGGCGCATAACACCAGGCACAGCCAAACAACAGAGGTCAGTATACAACCAGCCAGTGCTAGCTTCTCGTGATACGTTCAAAGTCACATATTTTCACATGTGTTGCATTGGACCTCGTCGGGTTGGGTTGCGCTGGTGGAGTGCAGGCGATGTAGGGTAGCCTACTTTTCATTGAGGGAGGAATCCCAACATGAAGCAACACAACGAGGCGGAACATACTTAATAAAGGTAATGCCCGACGAAGAATTCGTTGCATGCTTTTTTGCGCAATGCTCACGATTGTTTCGCCAAAATGTGCAATGTGCTCAGATTGCGTGGTGTGCTTCTCGAACCAGCCGTCTCTCCGGCTCAGATGTGTGTTCCACCTCAGCCACGGCACATCTCGATGACGGACAAGTCCGCCGTCTCAGTCTGCAAGCCACCGATTGAACGATGGACAGGTCCATAAAAAATTGAGCCGCCCGCCAAAGCGCTGCAATAATCAAATGACGCATCTCTGGTGCGGTTGCTGGAACCCAAGTCTCTGGGCGGCTTGTCGCGATGGGTCATTGTCAAAATCATGACGTAGGTTATGAAGTCAGGCTGTGGAGCAGATGGTCCGGCTTTCAACGCATCGCCGCGCAAACTACAAAAGAGTCTGGCGAGCACTTCCAGAATACCATCAAGACCGTTCTGCAGCAAATCTCGCCTAAATCAGCCATTTACCGTACTACAAGCTCATTTCAACCAAACCACCCAACTCAACATGTCTGGACACTCAAACGTTGGTACTTCGGCCGTGTACGAGGCTGGCGACCAGCGCAACGTGAAGCGCTCTGAGCAAGACACCGCTGTGCCCTACGAAGAGGGCAAGATCAACTCCCACAAGCTCACCGACCCCAGTGAGTGCGAACCGCTTCCCTACGTCCGCAGCCGGCGCTAACATGACTCCAGAGGACGAGAGGTCCATTTCCAACcgactcgccgccgaagaggTATGAAGAGTTGGCTCTTATAGCAGGCATGCGAAAATGCATGGTAAGGCTAACTTGGAGTAGCGTCAGGGAGAGAAGCCTGATGACAAGGAGACTGCCATGTCCAAGAAGGACCCTACGCTTCCGGTGAGTGTTGCCGTCCATCACCACGCGCAAGTCCATACATTGACACTTTCCAGGCCAGGATGCACGGCAATGAGCCTTCCAAAGGAGCCAAGATTGACGCTCAGCTGCAGGCAGAGGACGAGCAGAGGCTGCGGGAGAAGCAGGGTAAATAAATGCATTATTATCTATCAAGATCTGCATGGGCGTTAGGTATGCGCCGCGAGCGCACCAGCGCAATCAATTCTCAGTGTTTGTCACTTGACAATGTTTCCAATTCCGCCACGACGTGATGTATGAATCAAGTCATGAGATGCCCCTCAGTATGCATCGATGCGCGTCTGGGTGCACCAAGAATCGACCGATCATGACGTGCAAAATCTGCAGTCATACATAGACGCAATTTGCACGGAGAACATGTCAATCTGCTTTGGCAATGTTAGCCAATTGCTCACCATCCACAAGATAACCAACATTAATGGATGAGAGAGTGCAAGGTTCAGAATATGTAAGAAATTGAATATCACCTATCCTGCCGATACAGCCACTCTGGCGAAGAGAGCCATCGGCAGGAATCAATCGCAAATTACCTCATCATAAAGGTGCAGGGAGCAGGAAGTGTGAAAGGGATGCGAGTGCAGGCTTACCTTGGAGTCTGTTCCCGCTTCAAGCTGCCACCGCTTCTGCGAAAACGCAGGCAGTGGGCGAGGGAGCTGGTACGAAGCAGTGTTGGAAGCTCTCCAGAAGGTTGCAGAGAAATTCTTGGGAGAAAAGTCAAGCGCTAGTTGGTCCGTGCGTCGTCTCTcggcgcgtggcggccggAGGTGGCGGAACCAAAAATCCGAAAATTTTGCTTAGGGCACAGGTTTGAATTTCGCCCGCACACCCTAATAGCCGAGCGACAAAAAGTCATTGGCGACTCCACGGTGACAACACCTCAAGAATCCAACCACCTCCGAACGACAAACGTCTTCGACTATTGGTATGAGAATATCCTCCCGACGCGACGGCGCATCTCCCGAAACGACTCGCGACTGACACAGAACTGCGACAGACAACCGTCACCATGGGCGAAGCAGTGATTGAGGGATCCAACTGGCGCCTCGTTGAGGTCGGCCGCGTCGTTCTCATCAACGGCGACCACCCCTACGCCGGCCGCCTGGCCACCATCGTCGAGATCATCGACCACAAGCGCGTACGTCTATAGcgttcctcctccgccgagCCGAGCCGTATTTGTGGACCAAGAAGTTGACATCATTCATCGCAGGTTCTCGTTGACGGTCCCTCCTCCGACCCCGCGCTGGCCATTCCCCGGCAATCCGTCCCCCTGTCCAAGTGCCTCCTGTCCCAGTTCGTTATCGAGGGTCTCCTCCGCGGCTCCCGACACGGCACCGTCAAGAAGCAGTGGGAGAAGGCCGAGATCGACGCCAAGTGGAAGGAGAGCAACTGGGCCAAGAAGCGCGACCAGGTCAAGAGGCGGAAGGCCCTGACGGACTTTGACCGCTTCAAGGTCATGCGCCTTAAGAAGCAGGCGCGAttcgaggagcgcaaggctctggccaagatcaaggcctCGGCATAATTTGGTTGATCAGCAATCGGAGTCGGGGGGATGGATTCGAGGGGTGGCTGGCATTAGAACGAGCGGCATGGAACCGGAAAGGAAAACACGCTGCGGCGGCAAAGACCGTCGCATTCCTATTTTGCACCCGTTCTGGAAGGGCTGTATGTCACATTTCATCGCACGATGAACCGGCGTCAATACGGAAATTCAGAAATCAAGACGAATTCAACGCAACACGCGACCGCGTCCACATGTGAAATGACTGTATCTTGTAAATCTGAAGGAACATGCGAGTTCGCATCGACACCGGTCATGTCTGGTTTCCGTGCACATCGCTCTCCGTCTCTCCGCCTCATGATGCCCAGTGCTTCGGGCCATCTTCGCCGGAGTGGCTGATTACCTAATGCGGTTTAGCCGGCGCTGTCCACCAAACCCTAGAATTTCGCCGTACTGTTCCGCAGCACAAACAGCGTGACGACCATCACTAACGCAGCTCAGAACCAAGGAAACCGGGCTCAACAAATCAGTAAGTACCCAATTGCTGCAGCAATCCGCCGTGGGATTTGACAACGCATCGTACGCGAGAACGCTACCCGGTCGAATTTTTTCACCCCCGAAAAAGTGGTGGGACATCGAGGCTAACGGCGGCAACCCCCCAACGCAGCATTCAAAATGGCCAACCCCAGAGTCGAGGAGCTCCCGGACGACGAGACCCAGCGCCCTaccgtcgaggagcaggaggacaGCAGCGATG is a window of Purpureocillium takamizusanense chromosome 10, complete sequence DNA encoding:
- a CDS encoding uncharacterized protein (EggNog:ENOG503P58K), with protein sequence MKSGCGADGPAFNASPRKLQKSLASTSRIPSRPFCSKSRLNQPFTVLQAHFNQTTQLNMSGHSNVGTSAVYEAGDQRNVKRSEQDTAVPYEEGKINSHKLTDPKDERSISNRLAAEERQGEKPDDKETAMSKKDPTLPARMHGNEPSKGAKIDAQLQAEDEQRLREKQGK
- a CDS encoding uncharacterized protein (BUSCO:EOG09265BWR~COG:J~EggNog:ENOG503P4QE) — encoded protein: MGEAVIEGSNWRLVEVGRVVLINGDHPYAGRLATIVEIIDHKRVLVDGPSSDPALAIPRQSVPLSKCLLSQFVIEGLLRGSRHGTVKKQWEKAEIDAKWKESNWAKKRDQVKRRKALTDFDRFKVMRLKKQARFEERKALAKIKASA